A DNA window from Patagioenas fasciata isolate bPatFas1 chromosome 1, bPatFas1.hap1, whole genome shotgun sequence contains the following coding sequences:
- the DIPK2B gene encoding divergent protein kinase domain 2B, with the protein MGRWICCPCSRVADSLMLLLVLALSCNLSTAATASPSAPHLKPSYSFGRTFLGLDKCNACIGTSICKKFFKEEIRFDTWLSSHLKLPPSYLLSYSGNYTDDAKSWRLVDITRLTSKYRHDRADKRICTSLLKTRTCSLERALRRTDRFQKWLRAKRLTPDLVQGLSSPMLRCPSQRLLDRIVRRYAEVPDAGSIYMDHLTDRDKLRLLYTLSVNSHPILLQIFPDVEGWPFPRYLGSCGRLVVSASTRPLRDFFSSAPEVAADLALQLLAVLRSMGTNDLNYFFYFTHVDGGTFGVFSNGHLFIRDASTLGIIDKEEGSQLIDDQQEYKDIFSCLTVDCQSAFVSCDSIGEKHSLVMVCQELLPKLLNGKFLQPVQGQIDSFLQHCADGLTDDQGVNEAVAKLAELLKPLRSCDSRFAYRYPDCKYSDKY; encoded by the exons ATGGGGCGCTGGATATGTTGCCCTTGCTCCAGAGTTGCAGATTCATTGATGCTGCTTCTGGTTTTAGCTCTGAGCTGTAATCTTTCCACAGCAGCAACAGCTTCTCCGTCTGCACCCCACCTCAAACCCAGCTACAGTTTTGGCCGGACTTTCCTGGGACTTGACAAATGCAACGCCTGCATTGGGACATCCATTTGCAAGAAAttctttaaagaagaaataag GTTTGACACCTGGCTTTCTTCTCATTTAAAGCTGCCCCCCAGCTACCTGCTCAGCTACTCGGGCAACTACACCGATGATGCCAAGAGCTGGCGGCTGGTCGATATCACCCGGCTGACCTCCAAGTACCGGCACGACCGGGCTGACAAGCGGATCTGCACCTCCCTGCTGAAGACCAGGACCTGCAGCCTGGAACGCGCCCTGCGCCGCACAGATCGCTTCCAGAAGTGGCTGCGGGCCAAGCGCCTCACCCCCGACCTGGTCCAG GGCCTGTCTAGCCCCATGCTGCGCTGCCCGTCCCAGAGGCTCCTGGACAGGATAGTGCGGCGCTACGCTGAGGTACCGGACGCTGGCAGCATCTACATGGACCACCTCACTGATCGGGACAAACTGCGCCTGTTGTACACCCTATCAGTGAATTCACACCCCATTTTGTTACAG ATCTTCCCCGACGTGGAGGGATGGCCCTTCCCGCGGTACCTGGGCTCCTGCGGGCGGCTGGTGGTCAGCGCCAGCACCCGGCCCCTGCGCGACttcttcagctctgctcctgagGTAGCCGCTGacctggctctccagctcctCGCTGTCCTCCGCTCCATGGGCACCAACGACCTCAACTATTTCTTCTACTTCACCCACGTGGATGGTGGCACCTTTGGCGTCTTCAGCAACGGGCATCTGTTTATCCGGGATGCCAGCACACTGGGGATTATCGACAAGGAGGAAG GGAGCCAGCTGATTGATGACCAGCAGGAATACAAAGATATATTTAGCTGTTTGACTGTGGACTGTCAGTCTGCCTTTGTGTCCTGTGACTCCATCGGAGAGAAGCACAGCCTTGTCATGGTGTGTCAGGAGCTTTTGCCTAAGCTGCTGAACGGGAAATTCCTGCAACCTGTGCAGGGTCAGATAGACAGCTTCCTGCAGCACTGTGCTGATGGCCTCACCGATGACCAGGGTGTCAACGAGGCGGTTGCAAAGCTCGCAGAGCTCCTGAAGCCTCTTCGGTCTTGTGATTCCCGTTTTGCCTACCGCTACCCTGACTGCAAATATAGTGACAAATACTGA